A region of Dioscorea cayenensis subsp. rotundata cultivar TDr96_F1 chromosome 5, TDr96_F1_v2_PseudoChromosome.rev07_lg8_w22 25.fasta, whole genome shotgun sequence DNA encodes the following proteins:
- the LOC120259828 gene encoding sm-like protein LSM8, with product MATGPGLESLVDQTISVITNDGRNIVGVLKGFDQATNIILDESHERVYSTKEGVQQLVLGLYIIRGDNISVVGELDEELDSSLDLSKLRAHPLKPVIH from the exons ATGGCTACTGGTCCTGGACTTGAATCTCTCGTGGACC AGACCATATCTGTGATCACAAATGATGGACGCAATATAGTG GGAGTTTTAAAAGGCTTTGATCAAGCTACAAACATCATATTGGATGAATCTCATGAGAGGGTTTACTCCACAAAG GAAGGTGTCCAGCAACTTGTTCTAGGTCTGTATATTATCCGCGGTGATAACAT AAGCGTTGTTGGAGAATTAGATGAAGAACTAGATTCAAGTCTGGACTTGTCAAAACTAAGGGCTCATCCGCTCAAGCCAGTGATCCACTGA